A window of the Bacillus andreraoultii genome harbors these coding sequences:
- a CDS encoding ABC transporter permease subunit, with protein sequence MIQFLNKSIPAIKSMLDFLESIPDLILATLLQMFSIYIFKKTGISFFAVAAYQEPIYFAPIVTLSILPAISMCKILTHLIEEESLKQYVLFVKGKGIRKIVVLVKHILRNIFPDFSHRLKLIIWGMLSSQFIIERIFNVQGLTFYLVESFTPITIFTALFLIFTPFYLLFSILDFIVEKDQYESNPIQGVCRRKKSGVKAVVINGIDNLHVTFRQQFRHFIKMIKRKSCFLKDCFLKENFLLLKQGGDSCGRSTSRRPCRSEFEQRATKRLRPCPRKASALVNNNKVFENSQRKRRWDSVRLYLKNWKILVGASFFIFVISYSFSYSMITNDHVDQVKLLYDQNGALIAAPPYPPTEPFIFGSDKFGYSIFDQLIVGAKYTLLFGMLIALLRVIGGLIFGSLYAFWLNRTFQKGVDKLTESLHYVPLSLIALILLAPVLMSSGPLFAFSQTERMLIEIVILTILVVPLTTVLIGKDIQGVLRQEFIKTARTLGGSNTYIFFRHVMPHIRPKLAILFGQQFIQVLVVFIHLGMFELYFGGTKVSLGSMPSKVSVTYEWSGLIGAIARGALRSEQYWYLSIFVAFLLAIFAMQFILRGLIEIGERQQGVVYPALTGSKASRLRCKQNS encoded by the coding sequence TTGATTCAATTTCTAAACAAGTCGATTCCAGCTATCAAGTCTATGTTAGATTTCCTAGAATCCATCCCGGACTTAATACTAGCTACTTTATTACAGATGTTTTCTATCTATATTTTTAAAAAGACGGGCATTTCTTTTTTTGCGGTTGCGGCTTACCAAGAACCGATTTATTTCGCCCCAATTGTTACATTGTCAATTTTACCAGCGATTTCCATGTGTAAAATTTTAACACATTTAATAGAAGAAGAGTCATTAAAGCAATATGTTCTTTTTGTGAAAGGGAAAGGGATTCGTAAAATCGTTGTTTTGGTGAAACATATTTTACGGAATATTTTTCCGGATTTTTCCCATCGTTTAAAACTGATTATTTGGGGGATGTTATCTAGTCAGTTTATTATTGAACGTATTTTTAATGTTCAAGGGTTAACCTTTTACTTAGTGGAAAGCTTTACGCCAATAACTATTTTTACAGCGCTATTTCTCATTTTTACCCCTTTTTATTTATTATTTTCAATTTTAGATTTTATTGTCGAAAAAGATCAGTATGAATCCAATCCTATTCAAGGTGTATGTCGTAGGAAAAAGTCTGGCGTAAAGGCTGTCGTTATAAACGGGATAGACAATCTACACGTTACATTTCGTCAACAGTTCCGCCATTTCATCAAGATGATTAAAAGGAAAAGCTGTTTTCTCAAAGATTGCTTTTTGAAGGAAAATTTTTTGTTGTTAAAGCAAGGCGGCGACTCCTGCGGGAGAAGCACGAGCCGAAGACCCTGCAGGAGCGAGTTCGAACAACGAGCTACGAAGCGGCTGAGGCCGTGCCCGCGGAAAGCGTCCGCCTTAGTGAATAACAACAAAGTTTTTGAAAACAGTCAAAGGAAAAGACGGTGGGATTCTGTTCGGCTCTATTTGAAAAATTGGAAAATACTTGTAGGGGCCTCTTTCTTTATTTTTGTTATCAGTTATAGCTTTTCCTATTCAATGATTACAAATGATCATGTGGATCAAGTAAAGCTATTATACGATCAAAATGGAGCATTAATTGCTGCGCCTCCATATCCACCTACAGAGCCTTTTATTTTCGGCTCAGACAAGTTCGGTTATAGTATCTTTGACCAATTAATCGTCGGAGCGAAGTATACATTACTATTTGGCATGTTAATCGCATTGTTACGAGTTATTGGTGGCCTGATCTTTGGCAGCTTGTATGCTTTTTGGTTAAACCGCACCTTTCAAAAAGGGGTTGACAAACTAACGGAATCCTTACACTATGTCCCATTAAGTCTTATTGCGTTAATCTTGCTTGCTCCGGTACTCATGTCTTCTGGTCCTCTGTTTGCTTTTTCTCAAACAGAGCGCATGTTGATTGAAATTGTTATCTTAACCATTCTTGTCGTGCCATTGACTACAGTACTAATTGGGAAGGATATTCAAGGGGTGTTGAGACAGGAATTTATCAAAACAGCAAGAACGCTCGGTGGAAGTAATACATACATATTTTTTCGTCACGTAATGCCACATATTCGTCCGAAGTTAGCGATTTTGTTTGGGCAACAATTTATCCAAGTATTAGTTGTCTTCATACATCTAGGGATGTTTGAACTTTATTTTGGAGGAACGAAAGTAAGTCTCGGTTCGATGCCGTCAAAAGTATCCGTTACCTATGAGTGGTCTGGATTAATTGGTGCGATAGCAAGAGGGGCACTTCGATCTGAACAATATTGGTATTTATCGATATTCGTTGCATTTTTACTAGCTATTTTCGCAATGCAGTTCATCCTTCGTGGCTTGATTGAAATTGGGGAGCGACAACAAGGTGTAGTTTATCCCGCATTAACGGGCAGTAAAGCCTCCCGATTAAGATGTAAGCAAAACAGCTAA
- a CDS encoding energy-coupling factor ABC transporter ATP-binding protein yields the protein MKKIIVEGLKYKYPDTEELALNDISFEVNEGEVIGIVGRNGSGKSSLCLSLTGLIPHFFHGGYGGKVFINGTEVKTSTITDISQTAGLVFDNPFTQMTASKYTVYDEIAFGLENMGLSREEMIRRIDWSLQLMDIEKIKQKNPFDLSGGQMQRVAIASVIAMRPNILVLDEPTSQLDPQGSEEVFKVIQQLSKEGMTIVIAEHKIEKLASFADRILLLDQGKQIDYDIPQKVFSRDDLDEYGIEPPVFTTYCKSMGMKDEQTGYYPITLAEVSSMIGRTGGDENE from the coding sequence ATGAAAAAAATTATTGTAGAAGGATTGAAATATAAATATCCAGATACTGAGGAACTTGCTTTAAATGATATTTCCTTTGAAGTGAATGAAGGGGAAGTCATTGGGATTGTCGGGAGAAATGGTTCTGGTAAGTCATCTTTATGTTTAAGCTTAACCGGTCTCATTCCGCATTTTTTTCATGGAGGTTATGGTGGAAAGGTCTTTATCAATGGAACGGAAGTAAAAACGAGCACAATTACAGACATTTCACAAACAGCTGGCCTCGTGTTTGATAACCCGTTTACACAAATGACTGCTTCAAAATATACCGTTTATGATGAGATTGCTTTTGGATTGGAAAACATGGGGCTCTCACGTGAAGAAATGATTCGCCGTATTGACTGGAGCTTGCAGTTAATGGATATCGAAAAAATTAAACAGAAAAATCCGTTCGACTTATCTGGTGGGCAAATGCAGCGTGTCGCGATTGCAAGTGTCATTGCGATGCGCCCAAATATTTTAGTGCTGGACGAACCGACATCACAACTTGACCCACAAGGTTCCGAAGAAGTATTTAAAGTGATTCAACAATTAAGTAAAGAAGGAATGACGATTGTCATTGCTGAGCATAAAATTGAGAAATTAGCAAGTTTCGCAGATCGCATCCTTTTGTTAGATCAAGGAAAACAAATTGATTATGATATCCCACAAAAAGTATTTTCACGTGATGACTTAGATGAATACGGCATCGAACCTCCTGTTTTTACAACGTACTGTAAATCGATGGGGATGAAAGATGAACAAACAGGCTATTACCCTATAACATTGGCAGAGGTTTCATCCATGATTGGCAGGACTGGCGGTGACGAGAATGAATGA
- a CDS encoding energy-coupling factor ABC transporter ATP-binding protein, with the protein STAIIGQNGAGKTTLVKLLKGLLKPNRGDVTVNGKNTKKHTVAELAREIGLVFQNPNDQIFKHTVLDEVMFGPKNIGQTVEEARENSLAVLEKLGIRHETERNPYDLSLSDRKLVSIASILAMKPPIIIFDEPTMGQDVFGKKQLSKIMKDLRNEGILVLSIIHDMDFVAETFERTIVMNQGEIVLDGPTREVFSHDDIIEKVYLELPHATQLGRQLGFRETFLTVEELIQRSK; encoded by the coding sequence TCAACCGCCATTATTGGTCAAAACGGTGCAGGTAAAACGACTTTAGTAAAGTTGTTAAAGGGACTATTGAAACCGAATCGCGGTGACGTCACTGTTAATGGGAAAAACACGAAAAAGCATACAGTAGCCGAACTCGCTCGTGAGATTGGTCTTGTTTTTCAAAATCCGAATGACCAAATTTTTAAACATACGGTACTTGATGAAGTTATGTTTGGCCCAAAAAATATTGGTCAGACAGTGGAAGAAGCAAGAGAAAATAGTTTGGCCGTTCTTGAAAAGTTGGGAATTCGCCACGAAACCGAAAGAAACCCGTACGATTTAAGTTTATCTGACCGTAAACTTGTCTCGATTGCGTCAATTTTAGCCATGAAGCCACCGATTATTATTTTTGACGAACCGACAATGGGTCAAGATGTTTTTGGAAAGAAACAGTTAAGCAAAATTATGAAAGATTTACGAAATGAAGGGATTCTCGTTTTATCAATCATTCATGACATGGATTTTGTTGCCGAAACATTTGAACGAACGATTGTAATGAACCAAGGGGAAATTGTACTGGACGGCCCTACAAGAGAAGTTTTTTCTCATGATGATATCATTGAGAAAGTTTATTTAGAATTACCGCATGCGACTCAACTCGGTAGACAACTCGGTTTTCGAGAAACGTTCTTAACCGTCGAGGAATTAATACAAAGGAGCAAATAA
- a CDS encoding membrane protein, translating to MKKTSMWSLKLSTAALVLIPIAIGINYIGKTIAAGLKLPLWLDSLGTILSSMLAGPIVGGLSGIINNLIYGITLDPISTVYAITSGVIGIVVGALAYKGWIDNFAKALLLGLVVGFIAAVVSTPLNIMFWEGQTGNVWGDALYAYVLSQNGPVWLASFLDSIVVDVPDKLISILLCFFIFKGLPKNVTRLYKNNQRFEEL from the coding sequence ATGAAAAAGACAAGTATGTGGTCATTAAAACTTTCAACAGCAGCTCTTGTATTAATTCCAATTGCAATCGGGATTAATTATATCGGAAAAACAATAGCCGCGGGGTTAAAATTGCCTTTATGGCTGGATTCACTAGGAACGATTTTATCTAGTATGTTAGCAGGGCCAATCGTTGGTGGACTGTCAGGAATTATTAATAATCTTATTTATGGTATCACACTTGACCCGATTTCTACCGTATATGCGATTACAAGTGGTGTCATTGGGATTGTTGTTGGTGCCCTTGCATACAAAGGCTGGATCGATAACTTTGCGAAAGCTCTATTACTCGGTCTCGTTGTTGGATTTATTGCCGCTGTTGTATCAACACCACTCAATATTATGTTCTGGGAAGGGCAAACAGGGAATGTTTGGGGAGATGCTCTTTACGCTTATGTGCTTTCCCAAAATGGACCAGTGTGGCTTGCTTCTTTCTTAGATAGTATTGTTGTTGACGTACCAGATAAATTAATTAGCATTTTACTCTGTTTCTTCATTTTTAAAGGATTACCGAAAAATGTTACGCGACTTTATAAAAATAATCAACGTTTCGAAGAGTTGTAG
- a CDS encoding ATP-binding cassette domain-containing protein encodes MNEVKVENVFFAYTDGQPVLKDISVTFNSESTAIIGQNGAGKTTLVKLLKGLLKPNRGDVTVNGKNTKKHTVAELAREIGLVFQNPNDQIFKHTVLDEVMFGPKNIGQTVEEAREN; translated from the coding sequence ATGAATGAAGTCAAAGTTGAAAACGTATTTTTCGCTTACACTGATGGACAACCGGTATTGAAAGATATTTCCGTAACATTTAATAGTGAATCAACCGCCATTATTGGTCAAAACGGTGCAGGTAAAACGACTTTAGTAAAGTTGTTAAAGGGACTATTGAAACCGAATCGCGGTGACGTCACTGTTAATGGGAAAAACACGAAAAAGCATACAGTAGCCGAACTCGCTCGTGAGATTGGTCTTGTTTTTCAAAATCCGAATGACCAAATTTTTAAACATACGGTACTTGATGAAGTTATGTTTGGCCCAAAAAATATTGGTCAGACAGTGGAAGAAGCAAGAGAAAATA
- a CDS encoding DUF1796 family putative cysteine peptidase, whose product MSLQKIKGSYDAVFSLGHLCLPAMQMKKFNLRPFSGVFDWVGSPQLSKVNQLIQTRFTDFLNMNNLRPDKYLSPTDLYVYDFKYDIGFNHDFKTDKNTLTHLGGYPEVKEKYDRRINRFLEKLSSSKRILFIRTEKSEANFQDVQQLEKILMNMVAHDFQILLIHHKDIQKMTVVKSPFAKVTIVELPNKEIWNENDPYWAKILHRVRLMK is encoded by the coding sequence ATGAGCTTACAAAAAATAAAAGGTTCTTATGATGCCGTATTTAGTCTCGGGCATTTATGTTTACCTGCCATGCAAATGAAAAAATTTAATTTAAGACCATTTTCGGGTGTATTTGATTGGGTCGGTTCCCCACAATTATCAAAAGTGAATCAGCTAATTCAAACTCGCTTTACTGACTTCTTGAATATGAACAATTTACGACCAGATAAGTATTTATCACCAACTGACCTTTATGTGTACGACTTTAAATATGATATCGGTTTCAATCATGATTTTAAAACAGATAAAAACACGCTTACCCATTTAGGTGGTTATCCGGAAGTTAAGGAAAAATATGATAGAAGAATCAACCGTTTTTTAGAAAAACTTTCGTCGAGTAAACGAATTTTATTTATTCGCACTGAAAAATCAGAAGCCAATTTCCAAGATGTACAGCAATTAGAAAAAATACTAATGAATATGGTTGCTCATGATTTTCAAATACTCTTAATCCATCATAAAGATATACAAAAAATGACAGTTGTAAAATCACCGTTTGCAAAAGTTACCATTGTCGAGCTTCCAAATAAAGAAATTTGGAACGAAAACGATCCTTATTGGGCAAAGATTCTTCATCGCGTACGCCTAATGAAATAA
- a CDS encoding GDP-mannose 4,6-dehydratase: MKALVTGGAGFIGSHLVEQLVAFNHEVHVFDNLSVGNIGNVNQTAQLHRYDIRSEEAKRWIQEEKPDVIFHLAAQADVGISIHEPVFDADVNINGTINLLEASRVAGVKKFIFSSTSAVYGDLEKEKINEKDPAIPKSYYGASKLSAELYIHIFSQLYQLPFTILRYGNVYGPRQTAKGEGGVIAVFLEKLKAGQSLNIHGDGEQTRDFIFVKDIVLANLAAVEQGDRGVFNISTGKATSINEIIEKLIDIHGEKVAINYTVERTGDIKHSCLMNEKAKKTLSWSPQVSVLKGLEETYQSVMSCNGGK; the protein is encoded by the coding sequence ATGAAAGCACTTGTTACTGGAGGGGCCGGATTTATCGGTTCACATCTAGTCGAACAATTAGTCGCATTCAATCATGAAGTGCATGTATTTGATAATTTATCTGTAGGGAATATAGGAAATGTTAACCAAACGGCACAACTCCATCGGTACGATATTCGTTCAGAAGAAGCAAAACGATGGATTCAAGAAGAAAAACCGGATGTTATTTTTCATCTCGCCGCCCAAGCTGATGTTGGTATATCAATCCATGAACCAGTATTTGATGCAGATGTAAATATTAATGGAACAATTAATCTATTAGAAGCTTCTCGTGTAGCAGGGGTGAAGAAATTCATCTTTTCATCTACTTCCGCTGTTTATGGTGATTTAGAAAAGGAAAAAATTAACGAAAAGGACCCAGCAATTCCAAAGTCTTATTATGGTGCTTCAAAATTATCCGCAGAGTTATATATTCATATTTTTTCCCAACTTTATCAGCTACCATTTACCATTCTCCGTTATGGGAACGTGTATGGGCCAAGACAGACAGCAAAAGGTGAAGGTGGAGTGATCGCTGTTTTTCTAGAAAAACTGAAAGCTGGACAATCATTAAATATTCATGGCGATGGGGAGCAAACGAGGGATTTTATTTTTGTAAAAGATATTGTTCTTGCCAATCTTGCAGCGGTTGAACAAGGGGATAGAGGGGTATTCAATATAAGTACTGGAAAAGCAACTTCAATTAATGAAATCATCGAGAAATTAATCGACATTCATGGAGAGAAAGTTGCTATTAATTACACAGTGGAAAGAACCGGGGATATTAAACATAGTTGCTTAATGAATGAAAAAGCGAAAAAAACACTCAGTTGGTCGCCACAAGTAAGTGTATTAAAAGGATTAGAGGAAACGTATCAATCTGTTATGAGTTGTAATGGAGGTAAGTAA
- a CDS encoding energy-coupling factor transporter transmembrane component T family protein, whose amino-acid sequence MKSMTLYVEKDTPIHKIDPITKIFFAIIASILPYILPFHSVALIVMFISITILVIGKVFRKIIPLIGLSMFLIISLVIIQGLFRPDNVTPLFEIGPITFYKEGLSFGLLLMMRVVNLLCAFGVLILTTKPDEMIEALIKRGMSPKIGYVIGSVLQLIPQMSATIGTIKDAQRSRGLETEGSLFVRMKAFLPLIGPVIMNSLISTRERSIALEVRGFNSKQTKTFLHEAREFKYAKFIQALLIIILLCAILWRIIL is encoded by the coding sequence ATGAAATCTATGACATTATATGTAGAAAAAGATACCCCAATTCATAAAATTGACCCGATTACGAAAATCTTTTTTGCTATCATAGCATCAATTCTACCTTATATTCTACCTTTTCATTCCGTAGCACTAATCGTTATGTTCATAAGTATAACTATTCTTGTTATTGGGAAGGTTTTTCGGAAAATTATCCCGTTAATCGGATTAAGTATGTTCTTAATCATATCGTTAGTGATTATCCAAGGGTTATTCCGTCCAGATAATGTTACGCCATTGTTTGAAATTGGTCCTATTACATTTTACAAAGAAGGACTGTCTTTCGGATTACTACTAATGATGCGTGTTGTCAATCTTCTTTGTGCATTTGGTGTGTTAATTTTAACAACAAAACCGGATGAAATGATTGAAGCGTTAATTAAACGTGGCATGTCACCGAAAATTGGTTATGTGATTGGTTCAGTTCTTCAGTTAATTCCGCAAATGAGTGCAACGATAGGGACGATTAAAGATGCTCAACGTTCACGCGGCTTAGAAACGGAAGGAAGTTTGTTCGTTCGAATGAAGGCGTTTTTACCGTTAATTGGACCAGTGATCATGAATTCCTTAATATCTACGAGGGAACGATCAATCGCTTTAGAAGTACGCGGATTCAACTCAAAACAAACGAAAACTTTTTTACACGAAGCTCGTGAATTTAAATATGCAAAGTTTATCCAGGCACTCCTCATTATTATTTTACTTTGCGCAATACTTTGGAGGATTATCCTATGA
- a CDS encoding nucleoside phosphorylase — MGTVQPHIQLDDHLNVQYAILPGDPKRVEKVMKYLDSPKEVAFNREYRSAIGYYKGTKVLVMSTGIGGPSMGIAVEELKKIGVSTLIRIGSCGALQSHLPIGSLVIATGAVRNDGTSLTYIEKGYPAVADLDLLIQLKEIAKQLNLSHHFGLVRSHDSFYTDSEEEIDQFWGKRNILASDMETATLFVLAGLRDMKAVSILNVVVSSTGDLSEGINDYVDGESLSEQGERNEILLALETLSAYEQNN, encoded by the coding sequence ATGGGAACAGTTCAGCCACATATCCAACTAGATGATCATTTAAATGTCCAATACGCAATTTTACCAGGAGACCCAAAACGGGTAGAAAAAGTAATGAAGTATCTCGACTCCCCAAAAGAGGTAGCGTTCAATCGTGAATATCGCAGCGCCATTGGATACTATAAAGGAACAAAAGTATTAGTTATGTCCACCGGAATTGGCGGTCCATCGATGGGAATCGCTGTAGAGGAATTGAAAAAGATCGGTGTTTCGACCCTTATTCGTATCGGTAGTTGTGGTGCTTTACAGTCCCATTTGCCAATTGGAAGTTTAGTCATTGCTACCGGTGCGGTAAGAAATGATGGCACTTCGTTAACGTATATTGAAAAAGGATACCCAGCAGTAGCTGATTTAGATTTATTAATTCAATTAAAAGAAATAGCAAAACAATTGAATCTTTCTCATCACTTCGGTCTTGTCAGAAGTCATGACAGCTTTTATACTGATAGTGAGGAGGAGATTGATCAATTTTGGGGAAAACGGAATATTTTAGCGTCCGATATGGAAACGGCAACTTTATTTGTTCTTGCCGGGTTACGCGATATGAAGGCAGTTTCTATCCTAAATGTTGTTGTATCATCTACGGGAGACTTAAGTGAAGGAATTAATGATTACGTTGACGGTGAATCGCTATCTGAACAGGGGGAGAGAAACGAAATCCTCCTTGCATTAGAAACATTATCTGCCTATGAACAAAATAATTAA
- a CDS encoding glycosyltransferase family 4 protein: protein MKILLATFWEIPHVGGVWNYMVQLKGQLELFGHEVDLLGFGKDYQFVHVVNQNRVIERDLFTKQVEQAFPTTVIDYVVHYYEEHMYVYELAAKTLILDQYDVIHSQDVFSTIVLNRIRPKKAALVSTLHGCVAHEIKGAYYKGINQKSIRGATYFNQIEFSGATDSDITIVANEWMKNILVKEYTVPETKLRVHHYGYDIDTFSKRMEEVSEIRRPIDKKIIIYTGRLSEMKGVHHLIGALNRLKQRTDWECWIVGDGPNKESLQLQAKKLGLNKNIFFFGKREDVPYILSLSDMLVLPTLIDNQPLSVIEAQIAGKAVVASNVGGVPEMIEHGMTGVLTPPGDEEMLALNINYLLDHEAYLINLGQIAKEWAINHWSLHEAVEKIVNIYHEAIAKRNVEK from the coding sequence TTGAAAATATTACTTGCCACATTTTGGGAAATACCACATGTCGGTGGTGTATGGAACTATATGGTCCAGTTAAAAGGACAACTGGAATTATTTGGGCATGAAGTAGATCTTCTTGGGTTTGGGAAGGACTATCAATTTGTTCATGTAGTGAATCAAAATCGGGTCATTGAACGGGATTTATTCACAAAACAAGTTGAACAGGCTTTTCCAACAACCGTCATCGATTATGTCGTTCATTATTATGAAGAACATATGTATGTTTATGAGCTAGCAGCAAAAACACTTATACTCGATCAATATGATGTTATTCATAGTCAAGATGTGTTTTCTACGATTGTATTAAATCGAATTCGTCCTAAAAAAGCAGCATTAGTTTCCACTTTACATGGATGTGTCGCTCATGAAATAAAAGGTGCCTATTATAAAGGAATAAATCAAAAGTCTATTCGTGGTGCGACCTATTTTAATCAAATCGAATTTAGCGGTGCAACAGATAGCGATATTACGATTGTTGCAAATGAATGGATGAAAAATATTTTAGTAAAAGAATATACAGTTCCGGAAACAAAGCTTCGTGTCCATCATTACGGATATGATATCGACACATTTTCAAAACGAATGGAAGAAGTGTCAGAAATAAGGCGACCTATTGATAAAAAAATAATTATTTATACGGGAAGATTATCAGAAATGAAAGGTGTTCATCATTTAATTGGTGCGCTTAACCGATTGAAACAGAGAACCGATTGGGAGTGTTGGATTGTTGGAGATGGCCCGAATAAAGAAAGTTTGCAATTGCAAGCGAAGAAACTAGGTTTGAACAAAAATATTTTCTTTTTTGGCAAAAGAGAAGATGTACCGTATATACTGTCACTATCAGATATGCTCGTCCTTCCAACATTAATTGATAATCAACCATTATCTGTTATTGAAGCCCAAATTGCAGGAAAAGCCGTTGTTGCAAGTAATGTCGGTGGTGTTCCTGAAATGATTGAGCACGGAATGACTGGCGTGTTAACACCTCCAGGAGACGAAGAAATGTTAGCACTAAACATAAATTATTTATTAGATCATGAAGCGTACTTAATAAATCTTGGTCAAATTGCGAAAGAATGGGCGATTAATCACTGGTCTTTACATGAAGCAGTAGAAAAAATTGTCAATATTTATCACGAAGCAATTGCAAAAAGAAATGTAGAAAAGTGA
- the cysC gene encoding adenylyl-sulfate kinase, translating to MSESKNIEWHLSKVMKTERQDRNKHKSTVLWFTGLSGSGKSTISAELEKVLFEKGVQVYRLDGDNIRHGLNKNLGFSPEDRSENIRRIGEVAKLMVDAGMITLTAFISPYRKDRELVRKLLEDDEFIEVYVKARIETCEARDPKGLYKKVRNGEIINFTGIDAPYEEPHKPELMIDTDQLSLEQSVNLIIDYLIENGYIK from the coding sequence ATGTCTGAATCGAAAAATATTGAATGGCACCTCTCAAAAGTAATGAAAACAGAACGGCAAGATCGAAACAAGCATAAAAGTACAGTTCTCTGGTTTACAGGACTGTCTGGTTCAGGTAAATCCACTATTTCCGCTGAACTTGAGAAAGTTTTGTTTGAAAAAGGGGTGCAAGTGTATCGCCTAGATGGAGATAATATTCGCCATGGGCTTAATAAAAATCTTGGTTTTAGTCCAGAAGATCGTTCAGAAAATATACGAAGAATTGGTGAAGTTGCAAAGTTGATGGTCGATGCCGGGATGATTACGTTAACCGCATTTATATCGCCGTATCGGAAAGATCGGGAACTTGTGCGTAAGTTACTGGAGGATGACGAATTTATTGAAGTTTACGTGAAAGCTCGTATTGAAACATGTGAAGCCCGGGACCCAAAAGGATTATATAAAAAGGTGAGAAATGGAGAAATAATAAACTTTACAGGGATTGATGCTCCGTATGAAGAACCACATAAGCCAGAGTTAATGATTGATACAGATCAATTATCATTAGAACAATCGGTGAATTTGATCATCGATTATTTAATTGAAAACGGATATATTAAATAA
- a CDS encoding glycosyltransferase family 4 protein, whose product MNILFVFYVPSGGVETLNRQRSVALKKIGINSHFLYYQKRRELLNDHEAPVFITNNNQEIKQILDDGDYKAIIVTSDFQALPRFRSLGYKGKMIIEIQGYGPKEVAKEVFRQAAPLVTKYANGLINPKTPHIEQLFNETFPTVPKFQFNNCFDMTTFTYQPTSGHPWPIIAWIGRIEDNKNWREFLKISVALLKTIKQKIDLYMFEDPTIADPSELKKFETFITQSNLQNHLTRLANIPNEQMAEYLSRIGDSGGFLCMTSKVEGAPYSALEALSCRCPILTTDSDGVRSSIIHDETGKYYPLGNIREAVIQAVDLMTNQTLREYIRSNGQKHVKTNFHPERYAENFREMLTSLHIQ is encoded by the coding sequence ATGAATATATTATTTGTTTTCTATGTTCCTAGTGGTGGTGTTGAAACGTTAAATCGCCAAAGAAGTGTTGCTTTAAAAAAGATAGGAATCAATTCACATTTCCTTTACTATCAAAAAAGGCGTGAATTATTAAACGATCATGAAGCACCGGTATTTATTACAAATAATAACCAAGAAATAAAACAAATTTTAGATGATGGAGATTACAAAGCGATTATTGTTACGTCTGATTTCCAGGCGTTACCAAGATTCCGTTCCCTCGGATATAAAGGGAAAATGATCATCGAAATTCAAGGCTACGGACCAAAAGAGGTAGCAAAAGAAGTTTTTCGTCAGGCGGCACCTCTTGTTACTAAATATGCAAATGGACTCATTAATCCGAAAACACCCCATATCGAACAATTGTTTAATGAAACTTTTCCTACAGTACCAAAGTTCCAATTTAATAATTGCTTTGATATGACAACATTTACTTATCAACCAACTTCTGGACATCCGTGGCCAATTATCGCGTGGATAGGACGCATTGAAGACAATAAAAATTGGCGTGAGTTTTTAAAAATCAGTGTAGCATTACTAAAAACGATTAAACAAAAGATTGATTTATATATGTTTGAAGATCCGACCATTGCTGATCCAAGTGAACTAAAGAAATTTGAAACGTTTATCACGCAATCAAATTTACAAAATCATTTAACAAGATTGGCGAATATACCAAACGAACAAATGGCAGAATATCTTTCACGAATTGGAGATTCGGGTGGTTTCCTTTGTATGACATCAAAAGTAGAAGGAGCCCCTTATTCGGCTTTGGAAGCACTTAGTTGTCGCTGCCCAATCTTAACAACCGATTCAGATGGCGTTAGAAGTTCAATTATTCATGATGAAACAGGAAAATATTATCCGCTTGGAAATATTCGAGAAGCAGTTATTCAAGCAGTTGACTTAATGACAAATCAAACGTTACGCGAATATATTCGTTCGAACGGACAGAAACATGTGAAAACAAACTTTCATCCAGAACGGTATGCTGAAAATTTTAGGGAAATGTTGACTTCACTTCATATTCAATAA